One window from the genome of Cuculus canorus isolate bCucCan1 chromosome 12, bCucCan1.pri, whole genome shotgun sequence encodes:
- the RPS27L gene encoding 40S ribosomal protein S27-like codes for MPLAKDLVHPSLEDERRKHKKKRLVQSPNSYFMDVKCPGCYKITTVFSHAQTVVLCVGCSTVLCQPTGGKARLTEGCSFRRKQH; via the exons ATGCCT CTGGCCAAGGACCTGGTGCACCCCTCCCTGGAGGACGAGCGCAGGAAGCACAAGAAGAAACGGCTGGTGCAGAGCCCCAACTCCTACTTCATGGATGTGAAGTGCCCAG GATGCTACAAGATCACCACCGTGTTCAGCCATGCTCAGACAGTAGTTTTGTGTGTAGGATGCTCAACTGTCCTGTGTCAGCCTACTGGGGGCAAAGCCAGGCTCACAGAAG GCTGTTCGTTTAGAAGAAAGCAACACTGA
- the LACTB gene encoding serine beta-lactamase-like protein LACTB, mitochondrial isoform X2: protein MRIASISKCLTMMAVAKLWEEGKLDLDAPVQKYVPEFPEKVYEGEKVTITTRLLLSHLSGIRHYEKDITKVKEEKEKANRALKLTKTCQDKEQKEKEGRGTEKTESVKPKKDRESEVKSQKPGRKDKEFDQEEYYLKEKFESVIESLKIFKNDPLFFKPGSQFLYSTYGFTLLSAVVERVSGQKFTDYMLKMFRDLDMPSTVLDDNEALIYNRARCYVYNKKGRLVNAPFVDNSYKWAGGGFLSSVGDLLKFGNALLYSYQAGQFKNNNGQLLPGYLKPDTVAMMWTPVPKTEVSWDRDGKYAMAWAVVEKKQQCGCCRQQRHYASHTGGAVGASSVLLILPEELDSEAVDTGLVAPPRGVVVSIICNMQSVSLNSTALKIAREFDKERGAQYTE from the exons ATGCGGATAGCTAGTATTAGCAAGTGTCTTACAATGATGGCTGTTGCTAAATtgtgggaagagggaaagcTGGATTTAGATGCTCCAGTGCAGAAATATGTCCCTGAATTCCCAGAAAAAGTCTATGAGGGTGAAAAG GTTACTATTACTACACGGCTGTTGCTTTCACACTTGAGTGGGATTCGTCACTATGAAAAAGATATTAcaaaagtaaaggaagaaaaggaaaaggcaaacagAGCACTCAAACTAACAAAAACCTGTCAggataaagaacaaaaagaaaaagaaggcagagggACTGAAAAGACAGAGTCTGTCAAACCGAAGAAGGATCGTGAAAGTGAGGTAAAAAGCCAAAAACCTGGCAGGAAAGACAAGGAATTTGATCAAGAAGAGtattatttgaaggaaaaatttgAAAGTGTGATTGAATCACTGAAGATATTTAAGAATGATCCTTTATTCTTTAAACCAG GCAGTCAGTTCCTGTATTCAACGTACGGCTTTACTCTCTTAAGCGCTGTTGTGGAGAGAGTTTCGGGACAAAAATTCACAGATTACATGCTAAAAATGTTTCGTGATTTGGATATGCCATCAACCGTACTAGATGACAATGAAGCACTGATATATAACAGAGCAAG GTGTTACGTGTACAACAAAAAGGGACGGCTGGTAAATGCACCCTTTGTGGACAACTCCTACAAGTGGGCTGGTGGTGGCTTTCTGTCGTCAGTAGGTGACCTCCTGAAATTTGGAAATGCCTTGCTATACAGTTATCAAGCCGGacagtttaaaaacaataatGGCCAACTTCTTCCTGGGTACCTTAAACCAGACACGGTCGCGATGATGTGGACTCCAGTGCCAAAAACGGAAGTATCATGGGACAGGGACGGTAAATACGCAATGGCTTGGGCTGTAgtagagaaaaaacaacaatgTGGCTGTTGCAGGCAGCAGAGACACTATGCGTCGCATACCGGTGGTGCGGTGGGGGCAAGCAGTGTCCTCCTCATTCTTCCCGAAGAGCTGGACTCAGAAGCTGTAGACACCGGGCTGGTGGCACCGCCTAGAGGAGTGGTTGTCAGTATTATCTGTAATATGCAATCGGTGTCACTCAACAGCACCGCCTTAAAGATCGCAAGGGAATTTGATAAAGAAAGAGGGGCACAATATACAGAGTAA